GCTGTATTTAAAATTCAAGGGAAGGCCAATGGAAGTATGCTTTTAACTCTAGGGACTTTTACTGAGTTTTGTGCTATATTTCTAGGAATATTAAAACTTATTAAAGTAGCTAGACACAAGTAACTCAATCTTTATCTTTTGAAATCCATAACAGCAAACAAACAAAGAATTTTTGGTTTAGATGTTGTTAGAGCATTAGCGATATTGCTGATTCTTTGTTCACATTCTACCATTTTAATTTTCCCGGAATCAGAGTCCATACTTATTAAAACCATTCAGTTTTTTGGAACCATTGGTGTTGACCTCTTTTTTGTGTTAAGCGGTTTTTTAATTGGAGGCATTTTAATTAAGCACATAGAAAACAAGCAAACTAGCTTCAAACATTTTACGGAGTTTTGGATGCGTCGTTGGTTACGGACGTTGCCTAATTATTATTTAATATTACTTATTAATATTGGATTGCTATTTGTTTTTAATACTCAAATACCAAAACAACTCTACAAGTATTTCTTTTTTCTTCAAAATTTTTCAAATAAGCAGGCTGATTTTTTTACAGAATCATGGAGTTTAACCATCGAAGAGTTTGCCTATCTAATCGGACCCATTTTATTATTTCTTTTAGGTTTGATTTTTAAAAAGAGTGGTAAATGGCTGTTTTTGGGAGTAACACTGCTTGTAATAAGTAGCGCAATCTTTTATAGATTTATTTTTGATGTTAGTATCACGACTATTCCTCATGAATTCTCATGGAGTAAATCCTTACGTAAAGTTGTTGTGTATAGACTAGATAGTGTTTACTACGGTTTTCTGGCAGCCTTTATAGCGTTTTATTATACTATCGCTTGGAAGCGTTATAAATGGTTAAGTTTTGGTTTAGGTGTTGTCTTGTTTGTTGGTGTTCACGTTTATATTTTTATAAAATCATTAGATCCTGATCATTTTATATTCTTT
This portion of the Olleya sp. Bg11-27 genome encodes:
- a CDS encoding gliding motility protein GldL; amino-acid sequence: MTLKQFKVPLLLLIVGIVLTIVGAVFKIQGKANGSMLLTLGTFTEFCAIFLGILKLIKVARHK
- a CDS encoding acyltransferase family protein, with product MKSITANKQRIFGLDVVRALAILLILCSHSTILIFPESESILIKTIQFFGTIGVDLFFVLSGFLIGGILIKHIENKQTSFKHFTEFWMRRWLRTLPNYYLILLINIGLLFVFNTQIPKQLYKYFFFLQNFSNKQADFFTESWSLTIEEFAYLIGPILLFLLGLIFKKSGKWLFLGVTLLVISSAIFYRFIFDVSITTIPHEFSWSKSLRKVVVYRLDSVYYGFLAAFIAFYYTIAWKRYKWLSFGLGVVLFVGVHVYIFIKSLDPDHFIFFFNVYYLSAVSISILLTFPLFSNWTSSGMLQKPIATISLWSYSIYLVNYSIVLLSIQHFIAISDLTTLSKLGVLVGYWSATFILSYLLFSFFEYPIIKFRDSARFKKWITS